One window of the Halorussus sp. MSC15.2 genome contains the following:
- a CDS encoding molecular chaperone, whose translation MDERQLYDARIELLNYAIDTFWDTPRESFVANLLEGEIRIPGDEVNPAMDEGFAQLERFVEANEGRSVEDVQDELATEFTRVFVGPRPPVLAHETYYREDEDFLGEGLAAVSASYAAAGWSPPEAYPEEDDHLAVELAFLRYLVDRQRAGDEETFGYERVFLDEHLLHWADAFAEDVLDETDEPFYRAGANVVAGLAEFEDELVAQMV comes from the coding sequence ATGGACGAACGCCAACTCTACGACGCGCGCATCGAACTCCTCAACTACGCCATCGACACCTTCTGGGACACCCCGAGGGAGTCGTTCGTGGCGAACCTGCTGGAGGGCGAGATTCGGATACCGGGCGACGAAGTGAATCCCGCGATGGACGAGGGGTTCGCGCAACTGGAACGGTTCGTCGAGGCCAACGAGGGCCGGTCGGTCGAAGACGTGCAGGACGAACTGGCGACCGAGTTCACTCGGGTCTTCGTCGGCCCGCGCCCGCCCGTCCTCGCGCACGAGACGTACTACCGAGAGGACGAGGACTTCCTCGGCGAGGGACTGGCGGCGGTGTCGGCGAGTTACGCCGCGGCCGGGTGGTCGCCGCCGGAGGCGTACCCCGAGGAGGACGACCACCTCGCCGTCGAGTTGGCGTTCCTCCGCTATCTGGTGGACCGCCAGCGCGCGGGCGACGAGGAGACGTTCGGCTACGAGCGCGTCTTTCTGGACGAACACCTCCTGCACTGGGCGGACGCGTTCGCCGAGGACGTGCTGGACGAGACCGACGAACCGTTCTACCGGGCCGGGGCGAACGTCGTCGCGGGCCTCGCCGAGTTCGAGGACGAACTGGTCGCACAGATGGTCTGA
- a CDS encoding twin-arginine translocation signal domain-containing protein, whose translation MVLEPSRRSLLRSGLGLTAVCALAGCSSKLPGVQAESADEPPNVLERVRVANESDTDDLFNLSVVRNGEQVYFAQLDVPAGGSELVGAQWTEAGRTFVAVGESKSFCNHEVRALDADSQGSGQQAYEALFTVASSGDVTAGFQSV comes from the coding sequence ATGGTCCTCGAACCCTCACGGCGGTCTCTGCTACGGTCGGGGCTCGGTCTCACGGCGGTCTGTGCGCTCGCGGGCTGTTCGTCGAAACTGCCCGGTGTCCAAGCCGAGTCGGCCGACGAACCGCCGAACGTCCTCGAACGGGTGCGCGTCGCAAACGAATCCGACACCGACGACCTGTTCAACCTCTCGGTGGTCCGGAACGGCGAGCAGGTCTACTTCGCCCAACTCGACGTCCCGGCAGGTGGGTCGGAACTCGTCGGCGCACAGTGGACCGAAGCGGGCCGGACGTTCGTCGCGGTCGGCGAGTCGAAGTCGTTCTGCAACCACGAGGTGAGGGCCCTCGACGCTGACAGTCAAGGGAGCGGCCAACAGGCGTACGAGGCCCTATTTACGGTGGCATCCTCCGGCGACGTCACCGCTGGCTTCCAGAGCGTCTGA